The Triticum aestivum cultivar Chinese Spring chromosome 5A, IWGSC CS RefSeq v2.1, whole genome shotgun sequence genomic sequence CAGCAGGCATATAATGATGGATTAGTGCTCACTCACCTTTGCCAGTGCAGTTTCTGATTAAACTATTTGGATGGAACATTCCAGACTCTCATCTGCTGAGAGAAAAAACTCATATGTCAGCATTGACATTGTGCTACGTCCGAGAGCATCCAATATATGGATCAATAGCCaaaataaagaaaacaagcatgaaTCGAGGGGATGAGATGAGTCAAAGTGGTATTTGCAATCAACAAGACATAGTGTAGACTAATCAAGTCTCTTCTCTATGCACCTCTATTGGGTCTGCAAAAAATGAAGAGCAATCTTGTGCCTTTATATAAGTTCATATTACATAGGAAAAACTATCACATGAGAACAATCCCATAAATACAAGACATCCGTGTTGCATATGAGGATTTGACATGTAGGCATTTCCTTTTTGTTCCTAGTAGACATGACAGAAAAAAATATCAGCTTCCAAAACTTCTTTCAAGCAAACTTTGGACTTTAAACCAAATACCAAATCTTATTTAGTTATAAAGAATATGTATTAGATGCAATGCTTTATAGTATTAGCTTAAATCATTGGAAGCATCAGCAAGTCCTTTTGCTACAGCTTTCATATCCTTCATCATGCACCTTGTAGATTGAACTTTTTCAGCCAAGAGGCTTCAAATGTCTACAAAACTATTTAAGCACAGGTAGTGCACTATAAGGCGAAACTATTAGCATAGATAGTGTGCTATAAGGCAAATCTATTAGCACAGTGTATTAAGTGGATATATCTGACCATCCAGAACCATCTATGTGATCAATCGTTCGGAAAAACTACCAAAAGTATGCAAAAGAAAGCACGTTATATTCAGTAAACACCGGAAACTGTATTCTTAAGTAAACGAATTTTAAGAAATCCATAAGCCCAAAAGCGGATTAGGATCAGATCAGAAATGCTTTGAGCTGTAGGATATCCCCTAATGCCCAAGAGAGGTGACAACAAAAATCTAAGCTATGCCAAAAGTACAGGGAAGGAAGCTTTTAGACAAAgttgtattccctccgtcccaaaataagtgtctcaactctaATATAACTttatattaaagttagtacaaagttgagagacttattttgggacagagggagtagtaagcaAGCATCGGAAAGTTTCTAAGATGTGTGCAGCCTGCGGAATATACACTGTGGGCATATAAAAGGTAGTACTTTGACATGTATTGGAGTAGACATGCAATTTAAAAGCTAATAATTTGTCATGAGCTCCTCTACATAACTTGTAACATGGCTCATATTAGCTTGAAAACCCAAAAGATACTGGCAACAGTATGTGTAAAAGAACTATGCTTGTCCAAGACCAACAGCAATAGAAGTGCTACTCCACTGGACAAACAAGCGACAGTCCAACTTAAAAATATCATAGTAATACTGACACTTGATTTGTCGCCTTGAATTGAAGAATTactatggacaataaataaaaggGTTGAATGACCATCAGCATTGTGCAAAAAGAGAACATTTCAGGCAGATGGGGAAGAGTGCCCAAACCTCCACCAAGCAGTTACTTCTGTAGCTACAATTCTTTCTCTTGTTTCAGGAAGAAGGGTGTAGCGATCCCTCACGAATCCTTCAAATCCAGACTGAGATAGATAGTGATGAGAATTCAATATTTATTACTTGCACCTGAAGCCTATTTCCGTAATACTAAAGTAAAACAGTTCCGCTTCAGCTAAAACTAATTAAATTATTTTGCTTATGTGACACTACATCTAACAAAATTCCTGCCTGCTGACATGTTGCATTCGATCCCAAAAAGAATGAATACATGACATATTGACATAGCTGTAGCATGCCCATTCCTATTTCAACGGTCTTCTACAAGGACCGTCTCATATCCCATCAACCATGGAAAAACTTCTGGTAAGGCTACAGATGCCTTCGTACTTAATAATCTCCTATAAATCCCTATCATATTAGAGCTCAAGCAGAGTTGGAGAAATATGCAGAGTCCAGAATTTAGCAGGAACTACAAGGTCTGTTTCTTTGGGAATGGTGGCAAAAGGACCAAGACAAGTTAGTGAAAGAAACACCTGAGTTGTCTTTAGCAGGGAGTATCCTTGTATCCCAGAATTTATAAGCAGGCTTCCAGACTTCTTCACGGTGACCTCTGTGGTGTGCTTTTCAGAACCAAGTTTGAATCCTGAAAAGAAGTCCATTGTATAAGTAATTAGATAACTCTGAAATGATTCATCAGGGAGGGACTTTTTCCTTTACCATGACATTTTGCAATATACCAATGTGAATATTTACCACAGTAAATGTAAGAAAGTTATttgtcaaaacaaaaacaaaattagcaAATAATTCAGAAGAAACAGTCTGCTCAATTATCATAATCCTCCTTTTTGACTATTAGTGGATCTACCAGGAATATAAGTTTTAAGGAGAAAATAGAAGACATACAGGAATATAAGTTATTTGTCAGCACTAAAATCAACCCATTAGAATAGTGGAGCAGAGTAGACCAGGGAGGGAACCGGTGGCTTACCAGATTGCCGGAGTGGAAGGAGaaccccacccccccaccccccaccccccgcgcGCACACACACAACATGCAACCTGTAGCCGGCTCTGTTGTGGACCTGTGTGTGTGAGGAAACCTCGCCAGGGAATCACAAATCGAAACCGCATCAGGGAACCATGACCGCCACATGAAGAATCACAAGATACATATATCACTAACATTAATTGGCTACTGACTAAATCATAACACACGCAAAAAAAACAGTTGTATACAGCATAAGGCCAAACAAatcatcatgtgaatctcatcctTGACATATGTACAGCAGAGGCCTTGATGTGTCAAGAACCCTTGACACATCAAAAGTTGCAAACACTTTGATGCGAATCTCATCATTCTATCGTCAAGTAAATAGCTGCAAACAATCCGATCCGTGAAGAAGAGTTTTTACAAAATATGGCACATACAAGAATCTTGTAGGAATCACTGACATGGACAAGATCAGAGCTAATTTAGCACTTGAGGGCCTATAAAACTGAAACATGTTTCTCTGATGCCTTTTTTAGGTGATAGAAACAAGAAAAGGCATTGCAAGTACAGTAGAGCAGAGCAAGGCAGAGGAGGGAACCTGTGGCTTACCATCTTGCCGGAGTAGAAGAAGAACAGGGGCGAAACTGTCGCAAGCAGCAGGCATCACAATTTGCACGTGTGAATGACAAACATGAACTCGTGCAGCCGTACCCGCAGACGTAACCGACACACAAAGAATCGCAAGATACATATCTCAATAACCTTGCTTGGCTGCTCTCTAAATCATAAATAAAACACAGAAAATTTGAGTGTGAGTCTCACGTCGCATTTGTTCAGAGCTGACTTTTTTAGGTTATAAAAAAATCATTGAAAAACTGAAACTCGTACAAGAACAGTGGAGCAGAGTAGAGCAGGTAGGGAACCGGTGGCTTACCAGATTGCCAGAGTGGAAGAAGAATCCCCCCGCACGCGGCACCACACGCAGCCGGCTCTGTCATGCACCTGCGTGTGTGAGGGAACCTCGTCAGGGAATCACAAATCTAAACAGCATCAGGGAACCATGACCGGCACACGAAGAAAGAATCACAAGATACATATTATCACTGACATTGATTGGCTACTGACTAAATCATAAAACACAAAAAGTAATTCAGTTGTATACAGTACAGCATAAGGCCCAAACAAAAcaaattatcatgtgaatctcatcctTGACACATGTACAGCAGAGGCTTTGATGTCATGACAAGTTGCAAACACTTTCACATCCttgtctcatcaagtaaatagctGCAAACACATTGATGTGTCAAGAACAGTTTTTTTTCACAAAATTTGGCACATACAAGAAGTCAAGAACCCTTGTAGGAATAGCTGGTATAGACAAGAGCAGGGCTAATTTAGCACTTGTTGATAAGCTATAAAAACTGAAAGCCTACAGAACTGAAACGTGTTTCTCTGGTTCAGACCGGCCTTTTTTAGGTGATATAGAAACTTGAAAGATATTGCAAGTAGAGTGGAGTAGAGGAGGGAACCGGTGGCTTACCATCGTGCCGGAGTGGAAGAAGAACAGGGGCGCCGGAGGAGAGGCCGTCAGGGTGGAAGAACGGGAGTCCCCACGGTCGGTGTTGTGTTGTTGTGGAGAAGGAGCCGACCGTCGGTGTCGTCTCACGGCAACTCCTCCTGGTG encodes the following:
- the LOC123102052 gene encoding uricase-2 isozyme 1, producing MPAACDSFAPVLLLLRQDGFKLGSEKHTTEVTVKKSGSLLINSGIQGYSLLKTTQSGFEGFVRDRYTLLPETRERIVATEVTAWWRFGHSSPSA